In Mycetocola zhujimingii, one DNA window encodes the following:
- a CDS encoding DUF222 domain-containing protein: MAKVSEQIREVALRVCDQIARYEDAIEAVGRVAGDAAGPEPEPAAGPEPASGALQVSGRGGSSSAEVSTGITEFGGAGSSFKRPRFVPVEPEPEGAGLGAGSNSGGVVAAGATSASDAGLPLSMVLERAANAELEELLRNAARAKSELDAVIAAGAGVAAKRSARDLGYSGWAQSTGDRTAVNLVQRLTGSTKSEAFRQVRLGEAMGEADAATHPTGFGPGAGTDADGSDEPLIDLDGNVLIDPDPDADPDVDPDADARVSLLRPVPVVPWHEPISRAAREGVIRSEAVTIIMRGLGQPNDRVGVEMLRAAAVEIIADAAGVNADELGVRARHLRDRIDPAGVQLRWDERYANRKWRFGRNEDGTKTAYVAFDEEGAAWVESIVGAALRPRRGGPRMVDPVEAERAEKLRVDERSNDQIVYDILMGAMRTGVQADPTTTYGSRQPGIRVVMTETSLDNRATDSEGAEHLVGTGYLEDSKDAFPGSVVEKQICISGISPILMDTSGTILDVGREQRLHTRKQRVAMAVRDGGCRIEGCECPPSMTEAHHINEWAAHDGCTDLADGILLCPYHHTLVHTFGYRVVRIEGEYYLIPPPGENGERIPIRMPSKSPLEKERLRLAGIKAATDAADAAARAAAGNDGGGSAGGRVHDPAGADGGGDGPSGPGGQRPRENSAHLSAQQTRTA, translated from the coding sequence ATGGCAAAGGTGTCCGAGCAGATTCGAGAGGTCGCCCTTCGGGTGTGCGACCAGATCGCTCGGTATGAGGACGCCATCGAGGCGGTTGGTCGTGTGGCGGGGGATGCTGCGGGGCCGGAGCCGGAGCCGGCGGCTGGTCCTGAACCGGCGTCGGGGGCCCTGCAGGTTTCGGGCAGGGGCGGGTCTTCGTCCGCAGAGGTTTCGACCGGCATCACCGAGTTCGGTGGTGCCGGTTCGTCGTTTAAGCGGCCGCGGTTCGTGCCGGTGGAGCCAGAGCCGGAGGGCGCTGGGCTTGGTGCTGGCAGCAACAGCGGCGGAGTTGTTGCTGCGGGTGCAACTTCGGCGTCTGACGCTGGCCTGCCGTTATCTATGGTGTTGGAGCGGGCTGCGAACGCCGAGCTGGAGGAGTTGCTCCGCAATGCGGCGCGGGCGAAGTCGGAGCTTGATGCCGTGATTGCGGCCGGCGCTGGTGTCGCGGCGAAACGGTCGGCGCGTGACCTCGGTTACTCGGGGTGGGCGCAGTCGACGGGGGATCGCACGGCGGTGAACCTGGTGCAACGGTTGACCGGGTCGACCAAGTCCGAGGCGTTCCGGCAGGTGCGATTGGGTGAGGCAATGGGTGAGGCGGATGCCGCCACCCACCCGACGGGGTTCGGACCCGGCGCTGGTACCGATGCTGATGGGTCGGATGAGCCGTTGATCGATCTCGACGGTAACGTTCTGATCGACCCCGACCCCGACGCTGACCCGGACGTTGACCCTGACGCGGATGCTCGGGTGTCGTTGTTGCGTCCGGTTCCGGTGGTGCCGTGGCATGAACCGATCTCTCGGGCGGCGCGGGAGGGTGTGATCCGGTCCGAGGCAGTAACGATCATCATGCGCGGGCTCGGGCAACCGAACGACCGGGTGGGTGTGGAGATGTTGCGGGCGGCGGCGGTGGAGATCATCGCGGATGCTGCCGGGGTGAACGCTGACGAGCTCGGGGTGCGGGCGCGGCATTTGCGGGACCGGATTGATCCGGCCGGGGTGCAGTTGCGGTGGGATGAGCGGTACGCGAACCGGAAGTGGCGATTCGGCCGCAACGAGGACGGCACGAAGACGGCGTATGTGGCCTTCGACGAGGAAGGCGCCGCCTGGGTGGAATCGATCGTCGGTGCGGCTTTGCGGCCGCGGCGGGGCGGGCCGCGGATGGTGGACCCGGTCGAGGCGGAACGCGCCGAGAAACTCCGGGTAGACGAACGCAGTAACGACCAGATTGTGTACGACATTCTGATGGGTGCGATGCGGACCGGGGTGCAGGCCGACCCGACCACGACGTACGGGTCACGTCAACCCGGAATTCGGGTGGTGATGACCGAAACCAGCCTCGACAACCGTGCCACCGACAGTGAGGGCGCGGAGCACCTGGTCGGTACCGGGTATCTGGAAGACAGCAAGGATGCGTTTCCGGGCAGTGTGGTCGAGAAGCAGATCTGTATCTCCGGGATCTCACCGATCCTGATGGACACTTCTGGCACGATCCTCGACGTGGGCAGGGAGCAACGCTTGCACACCCGGAAGCAGCGGGTGGCGATGGCGGTCCGTGACGGTGGGTGCCGGATCGAGGGCTGCGAGTGTCCGCCGTCGATGACCGAAGCGCACCACATCAACGAATGGGCCGCCCACGATGGTTGCACCGACCTGGCTGACGGCATCCTGTTGTGTCCCTATCACCACACGTTGGTGCACACGTTTGGGTATCGGGTGGTCCGGATCGAGGGCGAGTATTACCTGATCCCCCCACCGGGGGAGAACGGTGAACGGATTCCGATCCGGATGCCATCGAAATCACCGTTGGAAAAGGAACGACTCCGCCTCGCCGGGATCAAGGCCGCGACCGACGCCGCTGACGCCGCAGCACGAGCCGCAGCCGGAAACGATGGTGGTGGCAGCGCTGGTGGCCGCGTGCATGACCCGGCCGGTGCCGATGGTGGCGGTGACGGGCCGAGCGGACCGGGTGGCCAGAGGCCAAGGGAGAACTCCGCCCACCTGTCGGCCCAACAGACCCGGACCGCGTAG
- a CDS encoding class I SAM-dependent methyltransferase, protein MAISERYTLGHHESVLRTHSWRTVDNSAAYLVPYLVPGVRVLDVGSGPGTITLDIAERIAPGSVIGMDASADVCIQASTLARDSSVMNVDFVVGDAYSLDFPDDSFDIVHAHQVLQHVGDPVAVLREMRRVVKPGGIVAARDVVYGAASWYPLLPGLDTWMRVYQALARSNAGEPNAGRSLKAWAMEAGFTEVESAASIWCFSTDADRDWWGSAWADRAVESSFATQSIETGAATGAELEEISAAWREWVADDRGWYAMPHGEILARK, encoded by the coding sequence ATGGCAATTTCCGAGCGCTACACGCTGGGGCACCACGAAAGCGTGCTCCGCACGCACAGCTGGCGCACCGTCGACAACTCCGCTGCATATCTCGTGCCCTACCTCGTCCCCGGGGTCAGGGTGCTCGACGTCGGGAGCGGCCCAGGCACGATTACCCTCGATATCGCTGAGCGGATCGCACCGGGATCCGTTATCGGTATGGATGCGTCCGCTGACGTGTGTATTCAGGCCTCGACCCTTGCTCGGGACAGCAGTGTGATGAATGTGGACTTCGTTGTCGGCGATGCATACTCCCTCGATTTTCCGGATGACAGCTTCGATATCGTTCACGCCCATCAGGTGCTGCAGCACGTCGGTGACCCGGTTGCTGTGCTGCGCGAGATGCGGAGGGTTGTAAAGCCTGGCGGCATCGTCGCAGCCCGGGACGTCGTCTACGGGGCGGCGTCCTGGTATCCGCTCCTGCCCGGTCTCGACACCTGGATGCGGGTCTACCAGGCGCTGGCCAGATCGAACGCGGGAGAGCCGAACGCCGGACGTTCGCTCAAGGCATGGGCGATGGAGGCCGGCTTTACCGAGGTGGAGAGCGCAGCCTCGATCTGGTGCTTCTCGACGGATGCCGACCGGGACTGGTGGGGGAGCGCATGGGCGGATCGTGCGGTCGAATCGAGCTTCGCCACGCAGTCGATCGAAACGGGTGCGGCTACAGGGGCAGAGCTCGAGGAGATCTCGGCCGCGTGGAGAGAATGGGTTGCCGACGATCGCGGCTGGTACGCGATGCCGCACGGTGAGATACTCGCCCGGAAGTAG
- a CDS encoding isochorismatase family protein, translating into MNRETRTALLVIDAQESFRQRPDDWARMANPFVFDNIARLVAHARSAGQLVVWVTHAEPGTGGVFDPELGFVRVVAELDPLDSELRVTKTSVNAFTTTNLHQQLVQHDVRRVVICGIRTEQCCETTARVASDLGFEVEFVTDATTTSDIEPGPGYAGVSADDLISRTASILGSREFASIVTTEQLVHPTEQLTASAAR; encoded by the coding sequence ATGAATCGAGAAACCCGCACCGCACTGCTCGTCATCGACGCTCAGGAGTCTTTTCGCCAACGACCGGATGACTGGGCAAGGATGGCAAACCCATTCGTGTTCGACAACATCGCCCGGCTTGTGGCGCACGCACGCTCCGCCGGTCAGCTCGTTGTATGGGTAACCCACGCCGAGCCGGGGACAGGGGGCGTGTTTGATCCTGAGCTTGGGTTCGTTCGGGTCGTGGCGGAACTCGATCCCCTCGACAGCGAATTGCGCGTGACCAAGACCTCGGTCAATGCGTTCACGACGACGAACCTGCATCAGCAATTGGTGCAGCACGACGTTCGCAGGGTGGTCATCTGCGGGATCAGAACTGAACAGTGCTGCGAGACCACGGCACGCGTGGCAAGCGACCTGGGCTTCGAGGTGGAGTTTGTAACCGACGCCACCACGACCAGCGACATCGAGCCGGGCCCCGGTTACGCGGGCGTCTCCGCTGATGACCTCATCAGCCGGACTGCGAGCATCCTCGGCAGTCGCGAATTCGCCTCGATAGTCACGACGGAACAACTGGTGCATCCCACCGAGCAACTGACGGCATCTGCAGCGCGGTGA
- a CDS encoding DHA2 family efflux MFS transporter permease subunit codes for MSQTSTGSTPDRYVRYRWWGLLAISLGVAIIIMDATIVSVAIPSIVDDLGISSTEIQWVQEIYTLLFAALLLTWGRIADRVGRRRIMLIGVVIFVAASVLCALADNGAVLIAGRALQGLGGSMILPTTLALLNANFQGRERGIAFAVWGSTIGGMAAVGPLLGGWLTENASWRWAFGINVPVGALIIAGLILFVAESSEAVTGALQRLDIGGALLSILGFGALVFGLIEGRNYGWWTATDEAPFAVGDISPVPFAFLLAVIALTAFVLWERARTNAGKGVILDLSLFSIPSFANGNITALIVSFGEFGLILSLPLWFQNVLGYTAFEAGLALVPLAAGSFLASGAVAGLSKRLSPIVVVRIGLGLEILAIAVLALLIRPDSTAWLTSPILLVYGMGVGLATAQLTSVVLADVPVARSGQGSATQSTARQTGSALGIAVLGTAFFTTLKTGTENRVADAVAGNPMLQSLVDSVNASSGGSIASLAANEQTAFIADAARAAMTDGASLAGWIAAGALVVGLITSLRIRPAAASAGDISADGAAADGASGTETAQTGESN; via the coding sequence ATGAGTCAGACATCGACGGGATCGACTCCCGACCGTTACGTGCGTTACCGCTGGTGGGGATTGCTCGCCATCAGCCTCGGCGTCGCCATCATCATCATGGACGCGACAATCGTTTCGGTCGCAATCCCTTCGATCGTCGATGACCTCGGGATTTCCAGCACGGAGATCCAGTGGGTACAGGAGATCTACACGCTGCTGTTCGCCGCGCTGCTCCTGACCTGGGGGCGCATCGCAGACCGGGTCGGGCGGCGTCGGATCATGCTCATCGGTGTCGTGATCTTCGTCGCGGCCAGCGTGCTCTGCGCCCTCGCCGACAACGGGGCTGTCCTCATCGCCGGTCGGGCTCTGCAGGGGCTCGGCGGATCGATGATTCTGCCAACGACGCTCGCGCTGCTCAACGCCAACTTCCAGGGCAGAGAGCGTGGTATCGCCTTCGCCGTGTGGGGGTCCACCATCGGTGGAATGGCCGCCGTAGGTCCGCTGCTGGGTGGGTGGCTCACCGAGAACGCGAGCTGGCGCTGGGCGTTCGGCATCAACGTGCCCGTCGGTGCGTTGATCATCGCGGGGTTGATCCTCTTCGTGGCCGAATCATCCGAGGCGGTGACCGGGGCGCTGCAGCGGCTCGACATCGGGGGAGCGCTGCTCTCCATCCTCGGTTTCGGTGCGCTCGTCTTCGGTCTGATCGAGGGGCGGAACTACGGCTGGTGGACCGCAACAGACGAGGCCCCGTTCGCGGTGGGTGACATCTCGCCGGTTCCATTCGCGTTCCTGCTCGCTGTCATCGCGTTGACCGCCTTCGTGCTCTGGGAGCGCGCCAGGACCAATGCGGGCAAGGGCGTCATCCTCGATCTCTCGCTGTTCAGCATCCCGTCATTCGCCAACGGCAATATCACCGCGCTGATCGTCAGTTTCGGCGAGTTCGGACTCATCCTGTCGCTGCCTCTCTGGTTCCAGAACGTGCTGGGATACACGGCATTTGAGGCCGGGCTCGCCCTCGTGCCGCTCGCAGCGGGGTCTTTCCTCGCGAGCGGTGCAGTGGCGGGGCTGTCGAAGCGACTCTCACCGATCGTTGTGGTGCGAATCGGGCTCGGTCTCGAGATCCTCGCGATCGCTGTGCTTGCGCTCCTGATCCGTCCCGACAGCACGGCCTGGCTGACATCCCCGATCCTCCTGGTCTATGGAATGGGCGTCGGGCTTGCCACGGCTCAGCTGACCAGTGTGGTCCTGGCCGATGTGCCCGTGGCGAGGAGCGGCCAGGGGTCCGCGACACAGAGCACCGCTCGGCAGACCGGCTCAGCGCTCGGGATCGCCGTGCTTGGCACCGCGTTCTTCACGACGCTCAAGACGGGCACGGAGAATCGGGTGGCGGATGCCGTCGCCGGCAATCCGATGCTCCAGTCGCTCGTTGACTCAGTGAACGCGAGTTCAGGGGGAAGCATCGCCTCGCTGGCGGCGAATGAGCAGACCGCGTTCATTGCGGATGCCGCGCGTGCAGCGATGACGGACGGTGCGTCACTCGCCGGCTGGATCGCCGCGGGTGCTCTGGTGGTCGGGCTGATCACGAGCCTGCGGATCAGGCCCGCTGCGGCCTCCGCCGGGGATATTTCCGCCGACGGCGCCGCTGCCGACGGGGCCAGCGGCACGGAGACTGCCCAGACGGGTGAGTCGAACTGA